In the genome of Halarsenatibacter silvermanii, one region contains:
- a CDS encoding M24 family metallopeptidase — protein MSGQVQKHQPLFSEEEYDARLKDVKRRMSERNIEVLFSVHPANMNYITGYDGWSFYVHQGVLVALDQEEPIWVGRGMDANAARATTFLSEENIREYADDYVHSPVGKHPMQFVADICREHGWDDKRIGLEMDQFYFTHKSFKVLEEEMPAAEFADANLLVARSRSIKSEAELEMMDRAGQIAEKVMDTALEVIDVGVRECDAAAEIAKAQYAGTENYGGDYPAIVPLLPAGEGTNTPHLTWTDETYSDDEAVILELSGCYNRYHAPIARTMYLGDPPQDLEETAKVVVAGLEETLDFVEPGVTCEAVEEKWRDAISGSNVVKESRIGYAFGLNYPPDWGEQTASMRPKDKTVLKPNMTFHIIPGIWFDDYGFEVSEAIQITEDGCRSFYDYDRQLVVK, from the coding sequence ATGAGTGGACAGGTACAAAAACATCAACCTCTGTTCTCCGAAGAAGAATATGATGCTCGTCTCAAAGACGTAAAACGGCGGATGTCCGAGCGGAATATCGAGGTGCTTTTTTCGGTCCATCCGGCCAACATGAACTATATCACCGGTTATGACGGCTGGTCTTTTTATGTCCACCAGGGTGTGCTGGTGGCTCTCGATCAGGAAGAACCGATCTGGGTCGGGCGGGGCATGGACGCCAACGCCGCCCGGGCGACAACCTTTTTGAGCGAGGAGAATATCCGCGAGTACGCCGATGATTACGTCCATTCGCCGGTCGGCAAGCATCCGATGCAGTTTGTGGCCGACATCTGCCGGGAACACGGCTGGGATGATAAGCGGATAGGCCTGGAGATGGACCAGTTTTATTTCACGCACAAAAGCTTTAAGGTTCTGGAAGAGGAGATGCCGGCGGCCGAATTTGCTGACGCCAACCTGCTGGTGGCCCGATCGCGCAGCATCAAATCGGAGGCCGAGCTGGAGATGATGGATAGAGCCGGTCAGATAGCCGAAAAGGTGATGGATACCGCCCTGGAAGTCATAGATGTGGGAGTGCGCGAATGCGATGCCGCCGCCGAGATAGCCAAAGCCCAGTACGCCGGCACCGAAAATTACGGCGGCGATTATCCGGCGATAGTGCCGCTTTTGCCGGCCGGCGAGGGAACGAACACCCCTCATCTGACCTGGACCGATGAGACCTACAGCGACGATGAAGCTGTTATCCTGGAGCTTTCGGGCTGTTATAACCGCTACCATGCCCCTATAGCCCGGACCATGTATCTGGGCGATCCGCCTCAAGATCTTGAGGAGACGGCTAAAGTGGTGGTAGCCGGCCTGGAGGAGACGCTGGATTTTGTCGAGCCCGGCGTTACCTGTGAGGCCGTGGAAGAAAAATGGCGCGATGCCATCTCCGGCAGCAACGTCGTCAAGGAATCGCGCATCGGTTATGCCTTCGGGCTCAATTACCCCCCCGACTGGGGTGAACAGACAGCCAGCATGAGGCCGAAGGATAAGACCGTGCTCAAACCGAATATGACCTTCCATATCATACCCGGAATCTGGTTCGATGATTACGGCTTCGAGGTCAGCGAAGCCATCCAGATAACCGAGGACGGCTGCCGCTCCTTCTACGATTACGACCGCCAGCTGGTGGTCAAATAA
- a CDS encoding Glu/Leu/Phe/Val family dehydrogenase, with protein MANVFQSALNALERAGEAGDINPDVLKVLSRPKRVSDFALTLKKDDGGIEVFDAYRVQYCDALGPTRDGTRFVPNLSLDEVKALGLFMTIKHAVADVPAGGGKGGIKVDPSRLSRRELERLTREYIRKLIPKGPNADVPGADIGTNLQTQSWMLDEYEKITGEHCPHAVNDKPEAVGGTVGSYEATGLGLFFVTRQAARDQAIDLTQATAVVQGFGQVGGTIAELLHELGTEIIAVSDISGGLYDESGLDIPAMRAEVENEGALLEDLNAAGAEMISNEELLELDCDVLLPSAVQNVIHEDNADDISAGLILEGANGPVTPKADQILAERGIPLVPDVVANAGGATVCHYERIQGRTDHYWDLERVQKTLKDQITEAYDATSETAEELDISLRHAAWVVALRRISKSMEMRGWV; from the coding sequence ATGGCCAATGTATTTCAGTCAGCTTTGAACGCTCTGGAACGGGCGGGAGAAGCAGGAGATATTAACCCTGATGTACTTAAAGTCCTCTCTCGTCCCAAAAGGGTGAGCGATTTCGCCCTGACTCTCAAAAAGGATGATGGTGGGATCGAAGTTTTCGACGCTTACCGCGTCCAGTACTGTGATGCTTTAGGACCGACCCGCGACGGTACCCGCTTTGTGCCCAATCTCTCGCTGGATGAGGTCAAAGCGCTGGGGCTTTTTATGACCATCAAGCACGCTGTGGCCGATGTGCCGGCCGGCGGCGGCAAGGGCGGCATAAAGGTCGATCCCTCCCGTCTTTCCCGGCGCGAACTGGAGCGGCTCACCCGGGAGTATATCCGCAAATTGATCCCCAAAGGGCCGAATGCCGATGTGCCCGGGGCCGACATCGGCACCAATCTGCAGACACAGTCCTGGATGCTCGATGAATACGAGAAGATAACCGGTGAACATTGTCCCCATGCCGTCAACGATAAACCGGAAGCTGTGGGAGGAACGGTGGGCAGCTATGAGGCCACCGGATTGGGACTTTTCTTTGTCACCCGCCAGGCAGCTCGGGACCAGGCTATCGATTTAACTCAGGCTACGGCCGTAGTGCAGGGATTCGGTCAGGTGGGCGGTACCATCGCCGAACTTCTGCACGAGCTGGGTACTGAAATCATTGCGGTGAGCGATATCAGCGGTGGACTTTACGATGAGAGCGGACTCGATATACCGGCTATGAGGGCTGAAGTGGAGAACGAAGGCGCTCTGCTCGAGGATTTGAACGCAGCGGGAGCTGAAATGATCAGCAACGAAGAACTTCTGGAGCTGGACTGCGATGTGCTGCTGCCTTCAGCGGTGCAGAATGTCATTCATGAGGATAACGCCGATGATATCAGCGCCGGCCTGATTCTGGAAGGAGCCAACGGACCGGTGACGCCTAAAGCCGATCAAATTCTGGCCGAGCGCGGTATTCCCCTGGTGCCGGACGTGGTGGCCAATGCCGGCGGAGCTACCGTATGTCATTATGAAAGAATTCAGGGGCGGACAGATCATTACTGGGATCTGGAGAGAGTGCAAAAGACTTTAAAAGATCAGATCACTGAAGCCTATGATGCTACCAGCGAAACTGCTGAGGAGCTGGACATTTCCCTGCGCCATGCGGCCTGGGTAGTAGCCCTCAGACGCATAAGCAAATCAATGGAAATGAGAGGATGGGTATAA
- a CDS encoding M20 metallopeptidase family protein, whose product MKPGRKAAELEEEIISLRRDFHRHPELGREEHRTSGIVCDYLEKAGLEVRRAAETGVIGLLEGEGEGGTVMLRADMDAVPVQEENDFPYSSTVEGVAHCCGHDGHTSMLLGAAKILSEMRSEIEGNIKFVFQPNEEEAGAHLMIDEGVMENPSVDAVFGIHLWSLLKSGTVGICAGPMMASSHYFELEIQGTGGHAGAPHNAVDPVACAGSIMDTVYTMQSRELDALEPTVISFCSLDAPSSPTIIPEKASLSGSIRCLHEEFSSVRERFERTVAGVCTAHDVDYELEISRGNSLLKNDEELTELVRGRAADLLGGENLESEVEVMLGEDFAEYGYHAPLAFCFLGIADEDKGTHYPHHHPRFDIDENMLTVGTELHVRNALAFLECENYR is encoded by the coding sequence ATGAAGCCAGGCAGAAAAGCTGCAGAACTGGAAGAGGAAATTATCTCTCTGCGCCGCGATTTTCACCGCCATCCCGAGCTGGGCAGGGAAGAACACCGCACCTCCGGTATAGTCTGCGATTATCTCGAAAAGGCAGGACTCGAGGTTCGGAGGGCAGCTGAGACCGGCGTGATAGGACTGCTGGAAGGCGAAGGTGAAGGGGGTACGGTCATGCTGAGAGCCGATATGGATGCCGTTCCCGTTCAGGAAGAAAATGACTTTCCCTATAGCTCTACCGTCGAAGGCGTGGCTCACTGCTGCGGCCATGACGGTCATACCTCCATGCTTCTGGGGGCGGCAAAGATTTTGAGCGAGATGCGCAGTGAGATAGAGGGAAACATAAAATTTGTTTTTCAGCCCAACGAAGAAGAGGCCGGAGCACATCTGATGATCGACGAAGGCGTGATGGAAAATCCGTCTGTGGATGCTGTCTTCGGCATTCACCTCTGGTCGCTTCTAAAATCGGGCACGGTCGGTATATGTGCAGGGCCGATGATGGCTTCCAGTCATTATTTTGAGTTGGAAATTCAGGGCACCGGCGGTCATGCCGGAGCTCCTCATAATGCCGTCGATCCGGTGGCCTGTGCCGGCAGCATCATGGATACCGTTTATACCATGCAGTCCCGCGAGCTGGACGCTTTAGAGCCGACTGTTATCTCTTTCTGCAGCCTCGATGCCCCTTCATCCCCCACAATCATTCCCGAAAAGGCTTCTTTATCGGGATCGATCCGCTGTCTGCACGAGGAATTTTCTTCCGTGCGCGAGCGATTTGAACGCACCGTGGCCGGCGTCTGCACCGCTCACGATGTGGATTATGAGCTGGAAATAAGCCGCGGAAATTCCCTGCTCAAAAATGATGAAGAACTGACCGAACTGGTGCGCGGCAGAGCAGCAGATCTGCTGGGCGGAGAAAATCTGGAAAGCGAAGTCGAGGTTATGCTGGGCGAGGATTTTGCCGAATACGGATATCACGCCCCTCTCGCCTTCTGTTTTCTGGGCATAGCTGACGAGGATAAGGGGACTCATTATCCCCATCATCACCCCCGCTTCGACATAGATGAAAATATGCTGACCGTCGGCACCGAACTCCACGTGCGCAATGCCCTTGCCTTTCTCGAGTGCGAAAACTACCGCTGA
- the panB gene encoding 3-methyl-2-oxobutanoate hydroxymethyltransferase → MADKKSILDFHEMKEKGEKVAWITAYDFPTAQFVEKAGMDMILVGDSLGMVVKGYQGTEPVTMEDCISHSQDVRRGAPNVYCMGDLPFMSYQTSCEDAVRNAGRFIKEADMDAVKLEGGRRVCDQIEAITEAGIVVCGHIGLTPQSSGQLGGFKAQGLHVESARELIKDAIAVEEAGCEMLLVEAVPPKVTGFIADKLDIPVYSIGAGKPCDGQLLICGDMLGMFQAFTPKFVKQYASVAEVEIQAFEEYVEDVKEGRFPTDDHVYNIQDPEDEFEEMFDEFE, encoded by the coding sequence ATGGCGGACAAGAAGAGCATACTGGACTTTCACGAGATGAAGGAAAAAGGAGAAAAGGTGGCCTGGATCACAGCTTATGACTTCCCGACAGCCCAATTTGTCGAGAAAGCGGGCATGGACATGATTTTAGTCGGCGACTCCCTGGGAATGGTGGTCAAGGGATATCAGGGCACCGAGCCCGTGACGATGGAGGACTGCATCTCTCATTCTCAGGACGTCAGAAGAGGAGCTCCCAACGTTTACTGCATGGGTGATCTGCCGTTTATGTCCTATCAGACTTCCTGCGAGGATGCCGTCCGCAACGCTGGACGCTTTATCAAAGAAGCCGACATGGATGCCGTCAAGCTCGAGGGCGGCCGCAGGGTCTGCGATCAGATCGAAGCCATAACCGAGGCCGGCATCGTCGTCTGCGGTCATATAGGACTTACCCCGCAGAGTTCGGGCCAGCTGGGCGGTTTTAAAGCACAGGGGCTGCATGTCGAGAGCGCCCGCGAGCTGATAAAAGATGCCATAGCTGTAGAGGAAGCCGGCTGCGAGATGCTTTTAGTCGAGGCGGTACCTCCTAAAGTGACCGGTTTTATAGCCGATAAGCTCGATATTCCCGTCTATTCTATAGGTGCCGGCAAACCCTGCGACGGTCAGCTTTTAATCTGCGGCGATATGCTCGGCATGTTCCAGGCCTTTACACCCAAATTCGTCAAGCAGTATGCCAGCGTGGCCGAGGTGGAAATTCAGGCCTTTGAGGAATATGTGGAAGATGTCAAAGAGGGCCGTTTCCCCACCGACGATCACGTATACAACATACAGGATCCCGAGGACGAGTTCGAAGAGATGTTCGACGAGTTCGAATAA
- a CDS encoding PHP domain-containing protein produces the protein MNEKLTRISDYRDTASQYVDMHVHSTMSHDGESTPAEIYERVKELPLAGACLTEHGDYKPELDHCGEFSYEHYDREISRLEEDIKKDDPLLLRGLEFSEPHLYPGDFRRVQEHDFDVITGAIHWLDGIFVGEDHILDKINKFDLFRRYFSKVEAMVEFGGIDVVSHLEFPRRYHGGSFYPLEKLGRIMEKMVDRSIVLEINTAATEKESKDRFLPTSQLLKIYQKAGGQQVVVGSDAHRAEEIGRSFSRVSECIDNLDLEPGYFQGRKFTPYGN, from the coding sequence ATGAACGAAAAGCTCACCCGTATTTCCGATTACAGGGATACAGCATCACAATATGTCGATATGCATGTTCACTCGACCATGTCTCATGATGGAGAGAGCACGCCGGCCGAAATTTATGAGCGGGTTAAGGAATTGCCGCTGGCCGGAGCCTGCCTGACCGAGCACGGCGATTATAAGCCCGAGCTCGATCACTGCGGCGAATTCAGCTACGAGCATTATGATCGGGAGATAAGCCGGCTGGAGGAAGATATAAAAAAGGATGATCCGCTTTTACTGCGGGGCCTGGAGTTTTCCGAGCCCCATCTTTACCCCGGGGATTTCAGGCGGGTTCAGGAGCACGATTTCGATGTCATTACCGGAGCCATACACTGGTTGGATGGCATCTTTGTAGGTGAGGATCATATACTGGATAAGATCAACAAATTTGACCTGTTCAGGCGCTATTTTTCCAAGGTCGAAGCGATGGTCGAATTCGGCGGAATCGATGTGGTCTCGCATCTGGAGTTTCCCCGGCGCTATCACGGGGGCAGTTTCTATCCGCTGGAAAAATTGGGCAGGATTATGGAAAAAATGGTCGATCGGAGCATCGTGCTGGAGATAAATACGGCTGCCACAGAGAAGGAGAGCAAGGACAGATTTCTGCCCACCTCCCAGCTTTTAAAAATTTACCAAAAGGCCGGAGGTCAGCAGGTGGTAGTCGGCTCCGATGCCCACAGAGCTGAGGAGATAGGACGCAGTTTTTCCCGGGTCAGCGAATGCATCGACAATCTCGACCTCGAACCGGGTTATTTTCAGGGGCGTAAATTCACCCCTTATGGGAACTGA
- a CDS encoding pyridoxal phosphate-dependent decarboxylase family protein, protein MEKDEFRRWGHEMVDWIADYLEDVEDYPVNPDVDPGDIKDNISSSPPQEGEDMEEIWQDFQDDIMPGITHWQHPGWFAYFPCNNSYPSILGELLSAGLGIQGMVWATSPAAEELEEQVMDWLRDLLLLPAEFRGVIQDTASTSTFCALLTAREDATDFNSNYEGVPNHLRVYATAQTHSSIEKGVRLAGYGSENIVEIDDDDEFAMKPEDLRKAIQDDRREGKKPTCVVATIGTTASTAIDPLLEIGKICQEEDVWLHVDAAFAGTAAILEERRDLLEGSEYMDSFVFNPHKWMVTNFDCSAYFVRDPKKLIKTMTIDPEYLKTAYDDEVNNYRNWGIQLGRRFRALKLWFVLRSYGVEGIKSMVRRHLELAGNFRDWIEESGEFELMAPVNLSMVCFRWNDGTYAEEELNEINRQLLDRINSSGDVYLSHSELAGKFTLRLVVAQRSTEDRHVEKARRIIREAAAEII, encoded by the coding sequence ATGGAAAAAGATGAATTTCGCCGCTGGGGACACGAGATGGTCGACTGGATAGCCGATTATCTGGAAGATGTCGAGGATTATCCCGTCAATCCCGATGTCGATCCCGGAGATATAAAAGATAACATCTCCTCCTCACCTCCGCAGGAGGGCGAGGACATGGAGGAAATCTGGCAGGATTTTCAGGATGATATCATGCCGGGCATAACGCACTGGCAGCATCCGGGCTGGTTCGCCTATTTTCCCTGCAACAACAGTTATCCTTCCATACTGGGAGAGCTTCTCTCGGCCGGGCTGGGCATTCAGGGCATGGTCTGGGCTACCTCTCCCGCCGCCGAAGAACTGGAAGAACAGGTGATGGACTGGCTCCGGGATCTCCTGCTGCTGCCCGCTGAATTCCGGGGGGTGATCCAGGATACTGCTTCTACCTCCACTTTCTGCGCTCTGCTCACAGCCCGCGAGGATGCCACCGATTTTAACAGCAATTACGAGGGGGTGCCGAACCATCTCCGGGTTTATGCCACCGCCCAGACCCATTCCAGCATAGAAAAAGGTGTGCGGCTGGCCGGGTATGGCAGCGAAAATATTGTAGAGATCGATGACGATGATGAATTTGCCATGAAGCCGGAAGATCTCAGAAAGGCTATCCAGGATGACAGGCGGGAGGGCAAAAAGCCGACCTGTGTGGTGGCCACTATCGGCACAACTGCCTCCACCGCCATAGACCCTCTGCTGGAGATAGGCAAAATCTGCCAGGAGGAGGACGTCTGGCTGCACGTGGATGCCGCTTTCGCCGGCACGGCTGCCATCCTGGAGGAACGGCGCGATCTCCTCGAGGGCAGCGAGTACATGGATTCCTTCGTCTTCAATCCGCACAAATGGATGGTGACCAACTTCGACTGCTCCGCCTATTTTGTGCGCGATCCCAAAAAACTCATAAAAACTATGACGATAGATCCTGAATACCTCAAGACGGCCTACGATGATGAGGTCAACAATTACCGCAACTGGGGTATTCAGCTGGGACGGCGATTCCGGGCTCTCAAACTCTGGTTTGTGCTGCGCAGCTACGGGGTCGAAGGCATTAAAAGTATGGTGAGAAGACACCTGGAGCTGGCCGGAAATTTTCGCGATTGGATAGAGGAGAGCGGAGAATTTGAGCTGATGGCCCCGGTCAATTTGAGCATGGTCTGCTTCCGCTGGAATGACGGCACCTATGCGGAAGAGGAGCTGAATGAGATCAACCGCCAGCTGCTCGATAGAATAAACAGTTCGGGCGATGTTTACCTTTCCCACAGCGAGCTTGCCGGCAAATTCACCCTGCGGCTGGTTGTTGCCCAGCGCTCAACCGAGGACCGGCACGTGGAAAAAGCCCGCCGGATCATCCGCGAGGCGGCCGCCGAAATCATCTGA